Below is a window of Syngnathus typhle isolate RoL2023-S1 ecotype Sweden linkage group LG12, RoL_Styp_1.0, whole genome shotgun sequence DNA.
TGAAGTTTATTGAGGAAAGGATGCGTAATGGATCTGGATTTGGTTCCCAGGCGGTTCATTAACAGAACTCAAGCCATACATTAGAGCAAAACGTTTTGTCTAGCGCAGTTTTCTTGATGATCTTTGCGATTAAATGACTGACTGCTGATTAATAAGTAAAATGGATGTTATTTTTCCTGCATCTTATTAGACAGCAAAATAGTCGGGACTATACAGCGGGTCAGCCAGTTCGATTCCAGGATTGCACTCCATTTTGTCTCTGTTGTGTCAAGACGCTTTCACTTGGCAATTTGTTCCATTCAACTGCTTTAATGATCAAAGAATCCATTATGATGCTCATCCGTTCTTGTTTGTCGCAGATTAGAGCCAACACACATTGCTCGTTGTTTTCCCCCGTTTGCAGGAATAGTTGCGATAAATGTAATTTATCACTTGTTGATATTGCAACGTTGCCTAAGCATGGAATGCTGCTAATGAattttctgtgtttttatttcatttatttttttgtctataGTTGGTGATAAAGTACCCGCCGACATCAGGCTGACCTCCATCAAGTCAACCACGTTGAGAGTTGACCAGTCTATTCTAACAGGTAAAATTCTTTCACCTAGATTCAAAATGTGATTGTACAGCTGCCACACGGTCCTTTCAAGCtgatgaaaaataaatgacCCGCCTCCCTCCCCTTGAATTTAATTCCCTCTAAGCCGTCCTCTAGTTTGACGTCCACACAGTCAATACAAAACAATCAAACCTGAGGGATGTGGCGAAAAGGAAGATGTGGGCGGGTGATTTGCACAGCAGTGGAAAATATTCAAAGTGGCATCTGAGGATGGATGCGGCACGTGAGAGTTGTTTTATGTGAATCGAGGCCTTAAATCTTGTCCGTCCGTCCCAACTGCCTTAATTGGTAGCGAAACTCCTCTGGGTATTTTTAGGGTTtcagcgattttttttttttcccctccgctCGTCTTTTCCCCATTCAAGGCCACGCAGCCGTCAAACGCGACCTGTTGCGCCCTATCAGACAGAACATGCTGGGTTGCGGCGACATCAGCTGCCCTCCCGCCTATCATGGCGCCGCTTGATGGTTGTCTTGCCTGCTTTGACAGCTGGAAAGACTTTTCCCACACACTGCAGCGTCCGTCACAACTGCTGCACATGTGACCGTTTGATGTTTCCTCCTTGTAGGAGAGTCTGTGTCTGTTATCAAACACACTGACCCGGTGCCAGACCCCCGTGCGGTCAACCAGGACAAGAAGAACATGCTGTTTTCCGTAAGTGACCTGTGAGAGTTTGTTTGCTTAAAATGTGACATTCAAGTCGATTACATAAGTGCTTAGCTCAGCATAGTCGTCTATGATGGACTATCCATCCACTTCCACATTTCACCTAATGTGCAAGTTTCTCTTTCCTCCCAGGGCACCAACATTGCAGCCGGCAAGGCCGTCGGCGTGGTGGTGGCCACAGGCGGAAACACGGAGATCGGTAAAATCCGTGACGAGATGGCCGCCACGGAGCAAGAGCGCACGCCGCTGCAGCAAAAGTTGGATGAATTCGGACAGCAACTTTCTAAAGTAATGCGCTCGGGTTATTTGGCTGTGCACAGGTTTGATTCCTTATTACGTCTGAAGCGTCAAAATGAATTGCGgcctgccgttttttttttttgcgccagGTGATTACGCTGATCTGCATCGCTGTGTGGCTCATCAACATCGGACATTTCAGCGATCCCGTCCATGGAGGCTCATGGATCCGAGGGGCTGTCTATTACTTCAAGATTGCTGTGGCGCTGGCAGTGGCTGCGATCCCTGAAGGTAAGCTCGGCGGCCAGGTGTGCAAAGTTTGATTATCTGACACACTATTTGATTGTAGCGTCTTTTTGATCATGAAACATCTTGCTTTTCAGGTCTGCCTGCCGTCATCACCACTTGTCTGGCTTTAGGAACACGGCGCATGGCCAAGAAAAACGCCATTGTCCGCAGTTTGCCCTCTGTGGAAACCCTCGGCTGCACTTCTGTCATCTGCTCCGACAAGACCGGCACACTGACGACCAATCAGATGTCTGTGTGCAGGGTAAGGCGCACGTTTCAATTGAAATAGCTcaaattttttttccccgattCATTTCAGCTCATTTATACAGCCAATATACATCAGGCTCAAATGTATTGTCAGTGACTTTTAAAGATGGCTGCTTGTTTGTGAATGTTGGTCAACtgctgccatctgctggatGCTGCTTCAGTCCCATTTTCCTGCAGAACCTCCTCAAGTCTGATGTTGTATAATTGAATTGCTCTcttaaaaatcatttttatcTTAATGTTTTTGCTTTGCAGATGTTTATCATTGACCAGGCTGACGGCAAGCATTGTTCCTTGAAGGAATTCACTGTTACCGGCTCTACATATGCCCCAGATGGAGAAGTGTGAGTGCAGTGTATAACAAAGTCATCCTATTGCATTGATGTGTCGAGGCTTACTTAATAACCGCCTGTGTTGTGTCTTTATGTAGGTACCAGAATGGCAAACAGGTGAAATGTTCCAATTATGATGCCCTGGTGGAGTTGGCCACTATCTGTGCTCTCTGCAACGATTCCTCATTGGACTATAACGACGTGCGTTTGCGTATGAAATGTACTTCAGCTCTGCTGTCAGGTGATGGACGCTGTggttttaaatgtgtgtgtgtttttttcccccatttccAGACTAAAGGTGTGTATGAGAAGGTGGGCGAGGCCACCGAGACTGCTCTCACGTGCCTGGTGGAGAAGATGAATGTGTTCGACACCGATTTGAAAGGCCTTTCCAAGATCGAGAGAGCCAATGCCTGCAACTCCGTGAGTAACATTTAACTCTACTCAAAATACGAAagatgaaccaaaaaaaaaaaaaactgaccggCTCTGTTGCATTGCAGGTAATCAAGCAGCTGATGAAAAAAGAATTCACGTTAGAATTTTCCAGAGACAGGAAGTCCATGTCTGTGTATTGCAGCCCCAACAAAGCCCGCTCATCTGCGGTCAAGATGTTTGTCAAGGTATGTTTGAGCCAATTGTTGAGCATGCTTACTTTTTATTATTGAGTATGTTCCCTAAAGGTCGGTGTGCTCTACATAGGGTGCCCCAGAGGGAGTGATTGACAGGTGCACGCACGTCCGCGTGGGCGCCACCAAGGTGCCCATGACCCCCAGCATCAAGGACAAACTGATGTCAGTCATCAGGGAATACGGAAGCGGCCGAGACACCCTGCGCTGTCTCGCTCTGGCCACCCGAGACAACCCCTTGAGCAAGGAGGAGCTGGTCTTGGAGGACTGCACTCGCTTTGTTGACTACGAGGTAACCGCAGCTGACTTTTCAACTTTGTGGCATTGCCATGTTGGTGCTTTATCCGTGTGGGTACAAGAACTATGGTTTTGTTGATTCTCCTCAGACTGACCTGACCTTCGTGGGCTGTGTGGGTATGCTTGATCCTCCCCGGGCGGAGGTGGCGGCTTCCATTAGGCTCTGTCGTCTGGCAGGCATCCGAGTAATTATGATCACTGGAGACAACAAAGGTACGTATGTGcaaaacacataaaaaaaaacgttgttTTCTTGAAAGTCCCAGGATGTAAATAATGGGGTCCTTCTGTCCATTCCAGGCACGGCAGTTGCAATTTGCAGACGCATCGGCATCTTTGGCGAGGAGGACGACGTCGCCAGCATGGCTTACACGGGCCGCGAGTTTGACGATCTGAGCCCTGTCGCGCAACGAGAAGCCGTGGTCAAGGCCCGCTGCTTTGCACGCGTGGAGCCGTCCCACAAATCCAAGATTATCGAGTATCTGCAGTCTTATGATGAGATTACCGCTATGGTGAGATGAGAAAAAGAATAATTTAAATTGGGAAGATTGGTGTGGGTCTCATGTTGTGCCTTACTGGTTTCAGACTGGCGATGGAGTGAATGACGCCCCCGCTCTCAAGAAGGCCGAGATTGGCATCGCCATGGGCTCGGGAACGGCGGTCGCCAAGACTGCCTCCGAGATGGTGCTGGCCGACGACAACTTTGCCACCATTGTGGCCGCGGTGGAGGAAGGCCGGGCCATTTACAACAACATGAAGCAGTTCATCCGATATCTCATCTCGTCTAATGTGGGAGAAGTTGTCTGGTAAGCGGGGGGGtcacacaaaacattttttttttcacttcagcGTGCTCAGTTTTTATGAAAAGAAATGTTGGCGTGTGTATTGTAGCATCTTTCTGACGGCGGCCCTCGGCTTCCCTGAGGCGCTCATCCCAGTTCAGCTGCTTTGGGTTAACTTGGTGACTGACGGTCTGCCCGCCACCGCTTTGGGCTTCAACCCGCCAGACTTGGACATCATGAACAAGTCCCCCCGCAACGCTCGCGAGCCCCTCATCTCCGGGTGGCTCTTCTTCCGCTACCTCGCCATCGGATGTAAGTCAAACGAGTGTGTGAATGGAATAAATGCAGAGCATCTTAGGAAAATAAAAGGGGCAGGACTTGCAAGTTAGCATGTAAATATGATCTTTCAGATTGTGTTGAAGGTGATTGTGTGCTTTCATTTCCTGATCAGAGCGTTCATAAAGTTGTTGTGTTCTTGCTGTGCCTCGCCAGGCTACGTGGGCGCCGCCACAGTGGGCGCCGCCGCCTGGTGGTTTGTCGCTGCCGAAGATGGACCCAGGATCACATTTTACCAGCTGGTATgaactcatcatcatcatgatgaACTACAAGTCTAATTTCCCTCATGGCAACTCTGTGCCTTCACATTCTCCCCTAAGTTCCAGCAACAAGCAACAACATTGCTGTATTCTTTTGCTTTCAGAGCCACTTCCTGCAGTGTGGACCACAAAACATAGACTTCCAGGATGTTGACTGTAAGGTGTTTGAGTCTCCTTACCCAATGACCATGGCCTTGTCTGTGCTGGTCACCATCGAGATGTGCAACGCTCTCAATaggttggttgttttttttaattgagcttTTCCATAATCTCTGATTCCagaaagtcccccccccccttttgcatGGTagtgtttatttctttatttttaaagacGACAATAAATGTGTTGCTTTGTTTCAGCGTCTCTGAGAACCAGTCTCTGTTGCGTATGCCACCCTGGGAGAACGTGTGGTTGCTGGGAGCAATTTGCCTTTCAATGTCTCTTCACTTCCTCATCCTCTATGTGGAGCCTCTCCCGGTAAGGATGTCTTATTGGGGCCTACACTAAAGCTACACCTGTCAAGTATTTATATAAGATGGTGACGTGGGTGCCAGCGAATGTGACCTCTTCCACACCACTGACTTATTTTTTCTTGCTGTTATCCTGCCAGATAATCTTCCAAATCACCCCCCTGAATCTGACCCAGTGGCTAGTGGTGCTCAAGATCTCCCTGCCGGTCATTTTACTGGACGAGATGCTGAAATTTGCGGCCAGGAATTACCTGGAGCCGGGTAAAGAGCTGGAGAAGGCGGCCAGCTCGGAAGGCTGCTGCCTGGCTGCATGTATGGAGGGCATCTCCTGGCCCTTTGTGGCCCTCTCCCTCCCCCTGGTCCTCTGGATCTACAGCACCGACACTAACATGGCCGAGATGTTCTGGTGCTGACTGACTTGAGCACAACCTCGACTTTTCCATCACAGccatcactccccccccccccccccccccatgccacACTTTGGCTCCCCCCCCCATCCTTCATCCCTATCTGCCCGCCTCCACGTGCGtagcttgtgtgcgtgtgtctttgTATAGTTagtatgcgcgtgtgtgtgtgtgtctatgagtAGGAGCAACTGTAAATTTGAATTCACGTTAAAGTTACCTGATTTGAGTTGGCATAAGGCTTTATGACTATCACGTAGACGAGATTGACAGTTGGCATTTTtcacttttacttttaaaatgaaCCCCTATGCCCTTTTAAGCTTTATCCTTTTGGTTGTCTGCGAGTGTCATCAGTCCAGTGTCACTACAGTAATTATTATTTAGCGCCACTTAAGAAAAGAAAGTAGGAAGATTGTGGATCTGTACAGAGATTGAACACTATTTTatgcaaattcttttttttatggcttTGTAAATTCGTTTGGACCGGCGTGGCTTAGACGTACTGCCTTGATGTTTCTTCTTTTCTAATGTTAaccattgtgtcttcagtgtaAACGTTTTTTTTCAGAGGACAAGCGACGCGTGGCCGACAAGAGCGGGGAGGGGGAAAGGTTTGGGTGTGAATGTTGGGAATGCTTCGATTAGATGACGGGGGGgaggacacacaaaaaaaacgaaTTCCAGAAAAATCTAAACTGCATGTCCCGTGACCAAGCATGAACCGTATGTGGTTAGTCATTTCTAATTTATGCGCCCCCCTTCTTCTCCAAATGTAAGACTAGAAATTAATGTTATGGATACTTTTCTTTTATGATTTAAAATAAGCCGTTGTTTTCTGCACTGGGAAGATCGCAGCTACCTCAATGTGatacaaatgttttggttttttttctgttaaatCTCTGGATGGTTCCCCACAGTCTTGCTCAGTTGTAACATCTGAGGTGCGCCCCTTGGGTGGCGTGTGCAGAAAATGGAGCAGTCTCACATTCCCtctaaccattttttttttttttttaaagattcctttttgtgtgtgtgtgttttttttaatccatttgcTTTAGAGACCAAGTAGTTCAAGATTGTGTATATAACCGTTGTGATGGCTTTTGATTCAAAggacaatattaaaaaaattaattatgaCTCAAATGATTCCAAATGAATACCCcccaaactgtttttttttttttttacttaaaagaaaaatacactcaTGAACCCTTTGAATCAAAGTGTTTGTTATTCTTTGATATAAATTGATGATATAAATTGAAGCAACGTGCAAAGCATACTTGAATTCCACTTGTGAATGCTTGGCTTTTAGATATTAGTTTGAATCTAAAATACATATTTACCAGACTTGGTGTGAACATATTTGAGTGGCCATCCAGTTCACCGCATTAACATTGTGGATATTGAAAGCATGTTAGTGATACTAAGACGCCTGGATGTGTTTGTGTAACAACATTGGTGTGCTTCTCTTCCTTCAATGCCTTCCATTGGCTCCCCCTGTCACGAGAGTGAgtatttcacttttattctcCCCCATCATCAAATCTGAAATGTAAACTTGCCCACTTTCCCGCATTGTGAATGTCACCTGTGTGCCACCCACTTTCAACCTTTTGTTTTTGAATCATCTAATGATGAATTTAATGATCAGACATTGTTTCTCTTTTCCTAGGTTGGCTGTCCTAAAAATCTTGAAGGCTTTCGGAGGACAGCGCCATCAATCATTCCACTCTCCATGACAACTATGTATGTACACTGAACAAAAATACTAACACATTTGTTTTGGAGCTCAATTTTAATTACTATGTTCACAAAATGCCCGTTTCTCTTTCTCACACAAGAAGTTGGATTATTTTGACAGAGAAGTGCTCACTATAGATATGTGGACACGATAAGAGACAAATAGGCCTTATGTGGATATAGAAAACATTCACGAGCTAAAACTGATgcaaattatatttttgttcagtcgtgatgtgtgtgcgtgtttgtggttTTGGTGCACAGAGAAACCGATTCTCATAGGAAAGAGACCAAATACatgatgtatttattattattttacataaGCTTTCACCCAGCCTCCATTTTAGTTCGCAGGAAAGTCCAACATGTTCTTCTCTTCTAGCATGATGTTCCGTCCTTCCCTTTTTTCATGGTAGTTTTGACATGTAGTGACTCAACATTGGGAGCATTTGGTCTTAGCTTGCATTTTGTGTACAAACATCATGCATGCCTCGCAGCTGTATGTAGGCTTTTACAGTTTGTAATTATAGATTCTAATGTATAAATACTCTTACATTCAGACTTAAGATTCTAAGATGGTTCTATAGTAGACTTTTTGAAAATCACTGTTTTTATTGTAATGTTTGCACAATTAGTAGAAACAGCTCATCACTATAAATTTGGCTCTGGACTGCTTGCGTTCATCTTATTTACTGTAGGCCGATCATTTTCTGTCTAGTGAGTTATTCGTTCTTAAGACATCCCTGCAATACAacagtgctgttttttttttcttttttcctcaatTGCCTCTATAGGTCTTTATGATCCTGGCAACTGCTGTAAAACTGTGATCTAATAAGAGGTGTACTGTGCGGTCCCTACAAAGGAACCTGGGTTTCAAAAAAAGATGTATATTAATCACATGTAAAAATATGACTATCATTATTTAAATTCTGATAGTGATTGTAGATGCATTACAGAGGTTGTGTTTTCAGGTAAATAAAGATCATATTTGAAGTTTCTTTGCGTATTTTCTATATTTAGTGTGGCCTAAGTGAGCCTAATAATTCGGCCCATGATGTTGGCGGCAATGACTCGTTCGTCCAGCAGATGGCAGTGTTGAACTAAAGTTTGCTTTACCAAAGCTCATTTTGACACCATAGAAGAAAACACTCGTAAGTTTTGTTCCTATAACGATAAAGAGTATTCGAAATGTCAGTGGGGCTTAGATAAAACAAACACTTCAAATGTAATTCAATATTAAGAATATGTAAATCTATACTTGAGGAGGCGGGGGCAAGAGATTGGTGCACTGTCCCTTTAAGCAGCCGGCTCAGGGTCCTTGGCCCCGCCCACTCCCGCAGCCTCCACTCTCTCTGTCTTCACATTTGTGAGAtgggagcacacacacacagccgcaACATCACGGCCCAGCAAGCACGACCAAACCGCTGGGGAAAAGCGGACTAAATTACAACATTACCACACACACTGGGTAAGAAAATGAAGATAGTAACCGAACGGTTGACTGCCACCGAACCGCCGCCTCGGTTTTTACACGAGTCCGATACTGTCTTCGCTTGCGTTACGTCCGTATGATCCTTTCTCCGTACGCTTAGGCGGTACAAAGGAGCAGCAGCACCTGATATTGAAGCCTAATGGTCGGCTTGGAGTAGACGGACCTGTCGGGGCTACCAAGTCCGGACCTACCCACACAAACCGTCAGCAAACCAAGAGACTGTTTATTTCTTAGACATTTTCTTTCAGGATTCTTTACGAGTTGACAGTGGACACCAACTATTTGTTTGAATTCCTTCTTTAAAGTGACATAATCTGGAATAATGTACGAGAAAAAAAGACCGCCTTTTCTCCTCCATTATGTCTCATTCTCCTCCGTCCGGTCATCCTAAACAGCCGCTGTGTTGTCCGCAAATGGATATGCTGCCCACGACAAGTGTCATCAGTTTGTGCTGGTGACCAGGTCATCTTAAAGGCCTGTTGAAAACACTATTTAATCACAGGTGAGCTGTTGTGAGGAAAGCTTGCGTTGAATTGGACAAATAAGACACAATATGGTAGAGCCGGTGGGATTCATCGAGGCGTGGAAAGCTCAATTCCCTGAGTCGGAACCCCCCAAGATGGAGCTGAGGTCTGTGGGAGGTATCGAGCACGAGCTGGAGAGATGCAAAGCGTCCATCAGGAGACTGGAGCAAGAAGTGAACAAGGAACGTTTCCGCATGATCTACCTGCAAACCCTCCTGGCCAAGGAGAGGAAAAGCTACGACAAACAGCGCTGGGGCTTTAGGAAAACGCCTCTCAATGAGGGGGTGGACCCCAGTGCCTCTCAGGGGGCAGAGTCTCAGCAGCCGCACATGCAGGAGACCGGCGGGGTGGGTTGCGGCGGCTACGGTGCCGCTCCTATCGTGGACAGAAGCCGATACCAGCCTCACGGAGATGGAACCGGCAGATCCAAACCGAGACCTCAACCGGCGAGGAAGTCGGCATCCCACGGAGACGGGCTGGAGTCGGCTTTCGAGGCGCCCCAACAGGCTGAGTCGACATCCTGTGACAATCTGGACGGGCTCTCGCCCTCCAAGCAAAGAGGAGGCGTCTCCGCGTCGCCCCGAAGGCCGGTACTTCCGCCCCCGGAGAAGGAGCTGCCCTGCGACCCCAAAGACAAGCTTGGCATgggcctcggtgtggctgctcTAAGATCCAACTTTGAGAGGATCAAGCGGGCCAACTCTCACTCTGTGGGCGATAAAGGTCaagagaagcagcagcagcagccgccgctGCCACCGCCACCATTCTACACCAACATGGAGTTCCACCACGACAGGGGGCTGGTTCGGGTCAACGAGCGCGAAGTCTCGGACAAGATCAGTTCCCTGGGGAACCAAGCCATGCAGATGGAGCGGAAGAGATCCCTGCACTCGCTGCCTGGTAACCTGGCAACCGTGGCCGGGGAGCTCCGCGCCAGACCCGTGTACAGGGGTCGGTCCACCGAGAGCACCTGTGGCTACGATGCAGAGTATGAAGACGGAGAACCCAATCAGAGACTTCAAAGATCCAACGGTGGTAAGCCTCCTCCACCGCCTTGGCAACCCTCTGATTTCCAAGCTTACTCCAGCGTCTATGTCGGTGGCGTAATGATGGGCGAAGGCGGTGGCGGCGACGGGCGGGGCGGCGTCCAAATGCGAGACCACGGCGGCGGTGACGACCACCTCCTGACGTGGCCCCGCCGCTCATACTCCCCGGGGAGCTTCGAGGACGtcggcgggggcggcggctaCACGCCGGACTGCAGCTCCAACGAGAACCTGACGTCCAGCGAGGAGGACTTCTCGTCGGGACAGTCCAGCCACGTCTCGCCCAGCCCCACCACGGCCTTCCGGCGACCCTTCCGAGAGAAGAGCCGCTCGCCGTCGCAGAATTCCCAGAACTCCCAGCACTCCTTCGACAGCAGCAGCCCCCCGACGCCGCAGTCGCAGAAGCGTCACCATCGGCAGCAGGGGGGCCACGTGGTCATGTCGGAGGCCACCATTGTCAGCGTTCGCAAGACCGGTCAAATCTGGCCACCTGCTGTACATCACGGGAGAATGTCGCACGATAACAGTTTCCATGGAGACCACCTCGGTGAGTGACCTTTGTGTTGAAACGTGTGTCTTGTGAGTGTAAAGCGTATGCGTGCAGTCTCTTCTTCAGATGTTAGCCTCGCCTGGGAGAAAGATCTCCTGCTGCTTATTCCTGGAATGTCACTCGTGTGGGAGAACAATGCAGTCAGTCTTTGTTGAAGCGGCCTTTTCTCACACGAGATCGCCGTCTGGAAATTCGATCGCAGTTGTCAGTCTGACTAAATGAAGCTATTCTCATGCTCGTGGTTCAACCTCAGTTTAACgctggtgttgtttttttctttgacaaaCACGTTTGTTGGCTTCAACTTCAGACATTGACCCCCCACTAGTAGTAGGCAGATAATCGGCTCTTTGTTCAACCAAAGTCCTGAAAGGCCAACTAACCAGATATCTCTAAAAAATGATGTTGAACAATTATCACGTTCTTCTCGAGGCCGATTACAATTTGCATCTTTGTTTGTGGTTAACACCAATATTGTATGACGAACGATAGAGCATTATTAGCGATAGAGCTGTCGCCGGGCCAAAAATAGAGAAGTAACAATTGTGTTACTTTGTCATTCCACAGTACACATGACAAGGAGTTTACAACTGTAGCGTAAATGACCAGATAAGCTAACAGGTAGCCTAGCTTGCTACTCCTATTTTAATGTTGTATTGTAATAGTTTACTGCCCCCCGCAGGTCAGTTTGGCACTACAGCAGGAATCTGCTTTTGGGAAGTGCTCAATTTCATTCGATTATTCAAGTGCCGTTCTCGATTATGTGTCTAGCTTTGGGT
It encodes the following:
- the atp2a2b gene encoding sarcoplasmic/endoplasmic reticulum calcium ATPase 2b, translating into MDNAHTKTVEEVYTFFNVNESTGLSSEQIKKQRERFGPNELPAEEGKSLWALVVEQFEDLLVRILLLAACISFVLAWFEEGEETVTAFVEPFVILLILIANAIVGVWQERNAENAIEALKEYEPEMGKVYRQDRKIVQRIKARDIVPGDIVEVAVGDKVPADIRLTSIKSTTLRVDQSILTGESVSVIKHTDPVPDPRAVNQDKKNMLFSGTNIAAGKAVGVVVATGGNTEIGKIRDEMAATEQERTPLQQKLDEFGQQLSKVITLICIAVWLINIGHFSDPVHGGSWIRGAVYYFKIAVALAVAAIPEGLPAVITTCLALGTRRMAKKNAIVRSLPSVETLGCTSVICSDKTGTLTTNQMSVCRMFIIDQADGKHCSLKEFTVTGSTYAPDGEVYQNGKQVKCSNYDALVELATICALCNDSSLDYNDTKGVYEKVGEATETALTCLVEKMNVFDTDLKGLSKIERANACNSVIKQLMKKEFTLEFSRDRKSMSVYCSPNKARSSAVKMFVKGAPEGVIDRCTHVRVGATKVPMTPSIKDKLMSVIREYGSGRDTLRCLALATRDNPLSKEELVLEDCTRFVDYETDLTFVGCVGMLDPPRAEVAASIRLCRLAGIRVIMITGDNKGTAVAICRRIGIFGEEDDVASMAYTGREFDDLSPVAQREAVVKARCFARVEPSHKSKIIEYLQSYDEITAMTGDGVNDAPALKKAEIGIAMGSGTAVAKTASEMVLADDNFATIVAAVEEGRAIYNNMKQFIRYLISSNVGEVVCIFLTAALGFPEALIPVQLLWVNLVTDGLPATALGFNPPDLDIMNKSPRNAREPLISGWLFFRYLAIGCYVGAATVGAAAWWFVAAEDGPRITFYQLSHFLQCGPQNIDFQDVDCKVFESPYPMTMALSVLVTIEMCNALNSVSENQSLLRMPPWENVWLLGAICLSMSLHFLILYVEPLPIIFQITPLNLTQWLVVLKISLPVILLDEMLKFAARNYLEPGKELEKAASSEGCCLAACMEGISWPFVALSLPLVLWIYSTDTNMAEMFWC